A window of the Scleropages formosus chromosome 5, fSclFor1.1, whole genome shotgun sequence genome harbors these coding sequences:
- the abhd14a gene encoding protein ABHD14A codes for MMMNFLRNRLVVLALVLLATVLLYLLLPAIRQGAMEPSPDAQRLSSRTQQLGGAQPGSPPPAPPQLAALNVTVRTGQLAGDPPLFFREALPVDAAGRQILPRLQVVLLHGQAFTSKNWEELGTLALLATHGYQALALDLPGFGNSPDSDALKTDQHRVALLQHFLDALGVRAPVLLSPSMSGRFSLPFLVQHGDQLRGFVPIAPVGTRSFSPQQYQAIQTPTLIVYGEQDTNLGAQSYKSLSQLPRSSAVRLEGARHACYLDKPREFHEALLDFLSKVQ; via the exons atgatgatgaacTTCCTGCGCAACCGCCTGGTGGTTCTGGCCCTGGTGCTGCTGGCCACCGTGCTCTTGTACCTGCTGCTGCCCGCCATCCGCCAGGGCGCCATGGAGCCGTCGCCGGACGCGCAGCGCCTCAGCAGCCGGACGCAGCAGCTGGGGGGTGCGCAGCCGggctctcctcctccggcccCTCCGCAGCTGGCCGCCCTCAACGTGACGGTGCGCACCGGGCAGCTGGCCGGGGACCCGCCGCTCTTCTTCCGGGAGGCGCTGCCCGTGGACGCGGCGGGGAGACAGATCCTGCCCAG GCTGCAGGTGGTGCTCCTGCACGGCCAGGCTTTCACCTCCAAAAACTGGGAGGAGCTGGGAACGTTGGCGCTGCTGGCCACCCACGGCTACCAGGCCCTGGCGCTGGATCTGCCTG GTTTCGGGAACTCGCCGGACTCTGATGCGCTGAAGACCGACCAACATCGGGTGGCGCTGCTGCAGCACTTCCTTGACGCTCTGGGCGTGAGGGCTCCGGTGCTGCTCAGCCCCTCCATGAGCGGGCGCTTCTCTCTGCCGTTTCTGGTGCAGCACGGTGACCAGCTGCGTGGCTTCGTCCCTATCGCGCCCGTGGGGACACGCAGCTTCTCCCCACAGCAGTACCAGGCCATCCAG ACTCCGACACTGATTGTGtatggagagcaggacacgaaCCTGGGTGCGCAGTCCTACAAGAGTCTGAGCCAGCTGCCGCGGAGCTCGGCCGTGCGCCTAGAGGGGGCGCGCCACGCCTGCTACCTGGACAAGCCACGCGAGTTCCACGAGGCCTTGCTGGATTTCCTCAGCAAGGTGCAGTGA
- the hyal1 gene encoding hyaluronidase-1 isoform X1, translating to MCPSEGLVSARSSSASRGSAAGGCDRVEGTPSMCLRSEVLSVRKALQEPEGCGFQSRPVTWALGRVRKSPDTAAPPAGAGRCCNMVPPLVLLCLWTVGAASSSPSSSSSFLPLSDVPFLTVWNAPTQPCQSKFGVDLDLGVFDIVRNQNETFVGGNVTIFYENKLGHYPRYTEKGVAVNGGVPQNASLRRHLEGAKADIVAGLPNADFRGLAVVDWESWRPLWLRNWDSKRVYREGSRALVQAQHPDWKPEQVDGEAQRLFEKAARAFMEDTLKLGRALRPGGLWGFYGFPCCYNYQYRNGSANYSGACPLLEQRRNDQLAWLWNVSDALYPDIYLEVSLRGQGGAVLRYVRHRVLEAMRAAGHVSPVPPPVLPYARIAYTYSLDFLSEEDLVHTVGESAALGAAGVVLWGDANYSKSQATCLSVKSYIDGILGRYVVNVTTAASLCSGVLCSGRGRCRRRADSPGAYLHLDPRSWSVERSAGPRGIRWFALRKQQDRGQSKDTSSRFECQCFPGWEGERCSRRRSH from the exons ATGTGTCCGAGCGAAGGGCTCGTGTCAGCGCGCAGTTCGTCCGCGAGCCGTGGATCCGCTGCGGGTGGGTGTGACCGTGTCGAAGGTACTCCGTCAATGTGTCTGAGGTCAGAGGTGTTGAGTGTTCGAAAAGCCCTGCAGGAGCCAGAAGGCTGTGGGTTTCAGTCCCGTCCTGTAACCTGGGCTCTCGGCCGTGTGCGAAAGTCCCCCGACACCGCTGCTCCCCCTGCAGGTGCGGGAAGGTGCTGCAACATGGTGCCGCCGCTGGTGCTGCTCTGTCTGTGGACCGTGGGGGCGGCTTCCTCGTCCccctcgtcctcctcgtcctTTCTGCCGCTGAGCGACGTGCCCTTCCTCACCGTATGGAACGCCCCCACCCAGCCCTGCCAGTCCAAGTTCGGCGTGGACCTGGACCTGGGCGTCTTCGACATCGTTCGGAACCAGAACGAGACCTTCGTCGGGGGTAACGTGACCATCTTCTACGAGAACAAGCTGGGGCACTACCCCCGCTACACTGAGAAGGGTGTGGCAGTCAACGGCGGGGTTCCCCAGAACGCCAGCCTGCGGCGCCACCTAGAGGGCGCCAAGGCCGACATCGTGGCCGGCTTGCCGAACGCCGACTTCCGGGGACTGGCCGTGGTCGACTGGGAGAGCTGGCGGCCTCTGTGGCTCCGCAACTGGGACTCGAAGCGTGTGTACCGGGAGGGTTCTCGCGCGCTCGTCCAGGCCCAGCACCCCGACTGGAAGCCCGAGCAGGTGGACGGGGAGGCCCAGAGGTTGTTTGAGAAAGCAGCGCGGGCCTTCATGGAGGACACCCTGAAGCTGGGCCGCGCTCTGAGGCCGGGGGGGCTCTGGGGCTTTTACGGCTTCCCCTGCTGCTACAACTACCAGTACAGAAACGGCAGTGCCAACTACAGTGGCGCCTGCCCCCTACTGGAGCAGCGGAGGAATGACCAGCTGGCCTGGCTCTGGAACGTGAGCGACGCCCTCTACCCCGACATCTACCTGGAGGTGTCGCTGCGCGGCCAGGGGGGCGCCGTCCTCCGCTACGTCCGGCACAGAGTGCTCGAAGCGATGAGAGCGGCGGGTCACGTGAGCCCCGTGCCCCCCCCGGTGCTGCCCTACGCTCGCATTGCCTACACCTACTCCTTGGACTTCCTGTCTGAG GAGGACCTGGTGCACACCGTTGGGGAGAGCGCCGCTCTCGGCGCTGCGGGGGTTGTGCTGTGGGGAGACGCAAACTACAGCAAGTCCCAG GCCACCTGCCTCTCTGTGAAGAGCTACATCGACGGGATTCTGGGCCGTTACGTGGTCAACGTGACGACCGCCGCCTCCCTGTGCAGCGGGGTGTTGTGCTCGGGCCGGGGGCGCTGCCGCAGGAGGGCCGACTCCCCCGGGGCCTACCTGCATCTGGACCCCCGCAGCTGGAGCGTGGAGAGGTCCGCCGGGCCCCGCGGGATCCGCTGGTTCGCCCTCCGGAAGCAGCAAGACCGAGGCCAGTCGAAGGACACGTCGAGCCGCTTCGAGTGCCAGTGCTTCCCGGGCTGGGAAGGCGAGCGATGCAGCAGGCGGCGGAGCCACTAG
- the LOC108933814 gene encoding hyaluronidase-2-like isoform X2 has product MSPSRWAWLLLLLLWDGIRARVLKPTRRPLVSQKPVLLAWNAPTQDCGPRHKIWLKLDQFDIEASPSEGFVRQNLTMFYKERLGLYPFFEDSGGAAVNGGLPQAASLTEHLEKMPQGVNKYIREAGAKGLAVIDWEEWRPLWFRNWNAKDVYRERSRLLVAKKNPEWTAETVTKVAQQEFELSARKFMLETLRLAKSLRPNQLWGFYLFPDCYNHDYKSGLAGYTGRCPDVEMARNDQLSWLWTESTALFPSIYMASALRSTPSGRLFVRNRVQEGMRLASVGDGLARPVFVYTRPTYMNELSPLTEASCSSLDAFLRGPLSRYLLNVSTAAQLCSQVRCSSQGRCVRRHPDSDTYLHLSAQSHTVVDEGGQLRVRGNLGPAERQLFSTEFCCQCYSGYKDEACTQRETGAAPIMGPGWAWLLILLTLLH; this is encoded by the exons ATGTCCCCCTCTCGGTGGGCATGgctccttctgcttctgctgtggGACGGAATTCGGGCCCGGGTGCTGAAGCCGACGCGTCGGCCGCTCGTGTCCCAGAAGCCTGTGCTGCTGGCGTGGAACGCCCCGACGCAGGACTGTGGCCCGCGGCACAAAATCTGGCTCAAGCTGGACCAGTTTGACATCGAGGCCTCGCCCAGCGAGGGCTTCGTCAGGCAGAACCTCACCATGTTCTACAAGGAGCGCCTCGGGCTCTACCCGTTTTTCGAGGACTCCGGCGGCGCCGCGGTCAACGGGGGCTTGCCGCAGGCCGCCAGCCTCACGGAACACCTGGAGAAGATGCCGCAAGGCGTGAACAAGTACATCCGCGAGGCCGGCGCCAAGGGCCTGGCTGTCATCGACTGGGAGGAGTGGCGCCCGCTGTGGTTCCGCAACTGGAATGCCAAGGACGTGTACCGGGAGCGGTCACGTCTTCTCGTGGCGAAGAAGAACCCAGAGTGGACCGCAGAAACCGTGACcaaggtggcgcagcaggaGTTTGAGCTGTCCGCCCGGAAGTTCATGCTAGAGACCCTGAGGCTGGCCAAGAGCCTACGGCCCAACCAGCTGTGGGGCTTCTACCTTTTCCCAGACTGCTACAACCATGACTACAAAAGCGGCCTGGCCGGCTACACGGGGCGCTGCCCGGACGTGGAGATGGCCCGCAATGACCAGCTCAGCTGGCTATGGACCGAGAGCACGGCCCTCTTTCCGTCCATTTACATGGCGTCGGCTCTGCGCTCCACCCCGTCAGGACGCCTGTTCGTACGCAACCGTGTCCAGGAGGGCATGCGACTCGCTTCTGTCGGAGACGGTCTTGCTCGGCCCGTCTTTGTCTACACGCGGCCTACCTATATGAATGAACTGTCCCCGCTCACCGAG GCCAGCTGCTCCAGCCTGGATGCCTTCCTTCGCGGTCCTCTCAGCAGGTATCTTCTCAACGTgtccacagcagcacagctctgCAGTCAGGTGCGCTGCAGCTCACAGGGCCGCTGTGTGCGCCGACACCCTGACTCTGACACCTACCTGCACTTGAGTGCCCAGAGCCACACCGTGGTGGACGAAGGTGGCCAGCTGCGGGTGCGAGGGAACCTGGGACCTGCAGAGCGGCAACTGTTCAGCACTGAGTTCTGCTGCCAGTGCTACAGTGGGTACAAGGATGAGGCCTGCACTCAGAGGGAGACTGGGGCTGCACCCATCATGGGCCCAGGATGGGCATGGCTGCTGATCCTCTTGACTCTGCTGCACTGA
- the hyal1 gene encoding hyaluronidase-1 isoform X2 produces the protein MCPSEGLVSARSSSASRGSAAGAGRCCNMVPPLVLLCLWTVGAASSSPSSSSSFLPLSDVPFLTVWNAPTQPCQSKFGVDLDLGVFDIVRNQNETFVGGNVTIFYENKLGHYPRYTEKGVAVNGGVPQNASLRRHLEGAKADIVAGLPNADFRGLAVVDWESWRPLWLRNWDSKRVYREGSRALVQAQHPDWKPEQVDGEAQRLFEKAARAFMEDTLKLGRALRPGGLWGFYGFPCCYNYQYRNGSANYSGACPLLEQRRNDQLAWLWNVSDALYPDIYLEVSLRGQGGAVLRYVRHRVLEAMRAAGHVSPVPPPVLPYARIAYTYSLDFLSEEDLVHTVGESAALGAAGVVLWGDANYSKSQATCLSVKSYIDGILGRYVVNVTTAASLCSGVLCSGRGRCRRRADSPGAYLHLDPRSWSVERSAGPRGIRWFALRKQQDRGQSKDTSSRFECQCFPGWEGERCSRRRSH, from the exons ATGTGTCCGAGCGAAGGGCTCGTGTCAGCGCGCAGTTCGTCCGCGAGCCGTGGATCCGCTGCGG GTGCGGGAAGGTGCTGCAACATGGTGCCGCCGCTGGTGCTGCTCTGTCTGTGGACCGTGGGGGCGGCTTCCTCGTCCccctcgtcctcctcgtcctTTCTGCCGCTGAGCGACGTGCCCTTCCTCACCGTATGGAACGCCCCCACCCAGCCCTGCCAGTCCAAGTTCGGCGTGGACCTGGACCTGGGCGTCTTCGACATCGTTCGGAACCAGAACGAGACCTTCGTCGGGGGTAACGTGACCATCTTCTACGAGAACAAGCTGGGGCACTACCCCCGCTACACTGAGAAGGGTGTGGCAGTCAACGGCGGGGTTCCCCAGAACGCCAGCCTGCGGCGCCACCTAGAGGGCGCCAAGGCCGACATCGTGGCCGGCTTGCCGAACGCCGACTTCCGGGGACTGGCCGTGGTCGACTGGGAGAGCTGGCGGCCTCTGTGGCTCCGCAACTGGGACTCGAAGCGTGTGTACCGGGAGGGTTCTCGCGCGCTCGTCCAGGCCCAGCACCCCGACTGGAAGCCCGAGCAGGTGGACGGGGAGGCCCAGAGGTTGTTTGAGAAAGCAGCGCGGGCCTTCATGGAGGACACCCTGAAGCTGGGCCGCGCTCTGAGGCCGGGGGGGCTCTGGGGCTTTTACGGCTTCCCCTGCTGCTACAACTACCAGTACAGAAACGGCAGTGCCAACTACAGTGGCGCCTGCCCCCTACTGGAGCAGCGGAGGAATGACCAGCTGGCCTGGCTCTGGAACGTGAGCGACGCCCTCTACCCCGACATCTACCTGGAGGTGTCGCTGCGCGGCCAGGGGGGCGCCGTCCTCCGCTACGTCCGGCACAGAGTGCTCGAAGCGATGAGAGCGGCGGGTCACGTGAGCCCCGTGCCCCCCCCGGTGCTGCCCTACGCTCGCATTGCCTACACCTACTCCTTGGACTTCCTGTCTGAG GAGGACCTGGTGCACACCGTTGGGGAGAGCGCCGCTCTCGGCGCTGCGGGGGTTGTGCTGTGGGGAGACGCAAACTACAGCAAGTCCCAG GCCACCTGCCTCTCTGTGAAGAGCTACATCGACGGGATTCTGGGCCGTTACGTGGTCAACGTGACGACCGCCGCCTCCCTGTGCAGCGGGGTGTTGTGCTCGGGCCGGGGGCGCTGCCGCAGGAGGGCCGACTCCCCCGGGGCCTACCTGCATCTGGACCCCCGCAGCTGGAGCGTGGAGAGGTCCGCCGGGCCCCGCGGGATCCGCTGGTTCGCCCTCCGGAAGCAGCAAGACCGAGGCCAGTCGAAGGACACGTCGAGCCGCTTCGAGTGCCAGTGCTTCCCGGGCTGGGAAGGCGAGCGATGCAGCAGGCGGCGGAGCCACTAG
- the LOC108933814 gene encoding hyaluronidase-2-like isoform X1, which yields MSPSRWAWLLLLLLWDGIRARVLKPTRRPLVSQKPVLLAWNAPTQDCGPRHKIWLKLDQFDIEASPSEGFVRQNLTMFYKERLGLYPFFEDSGGAAVNGGLPQAASLTEHLEKMPQGVNKYIREAGAKGLAVIDWEEWRPLWFRNWNAKDVYRERSRLLVAKKNPEWTAETVTKVAQQEFELSARKFMLETLRLAKSLRPNQLWGFYLFPDCYNHDYKSGLAGYTGRCPDVEMARNDQLSWLWTESTALFPSIYMASALRSTPSGRLFVRNRVQEGMRLASVGDGLARPVFVYTRPTYMNELSPLTEVDLVSTIGESVSLGAAGVIFWGDSTYTSSNASCSSLDAFLRGPLSRYLLNVSTAAQLCSQVRCSSQGRCVRRHPDSDTYLHLSAQSHTVVDEGGQLRVRGNLGPAERQLFSTEFCCQCYSGYKDEACTQRETGAAPIMGPGWAWLLILLTLLH from the exons ATGTCCCCCTCTCGGTGGGCATGgctccttctgcttctgctgtggGACGGAATTCGGGCCCGGGTGCTGAAGCCGACGCGTCGGCCGCTCGTGTCCCAGAAGCCTGTGCTGCTGGCGTGGAACGCCCCGACGCAGGACTGTGGCCCGCGGCACAAAATCTGGCTCAAGCTGGACCAGTTTGACATCGAGGCCTCGCCCAGCGAGGGCTTCGTCAGGCAGAACCTCACCATGTTCTACAAGGAGCGCCTCGGGCTCTACCCGTTTTTCGAGGACTCCGGCGGCGCCGCGGTCAACGGGGGCTTGCCGCAGGCCGCCAGCCTCACGGAACACCTGGAGAAGATGCCGCAAGGCGTGAACAAGTACATCCGCGAGGCCGGCGCCAAGGGCCTGGCTGTCATCGACTGGGAGGAGTGGCGCCCGCTGTGGTTCCGCAACTGGAATGCCAAGGACGTGTACCGGGAGCGGTCACGTCTTCTCGTGGCGAAGAAGAACCCAGAGTGGACCGCAGAAACCGTGACcaaggtggcgcagcaggaGTTTGAGCTGTCCGCCCGGAAGTTCATGCTAGAGACCCTGAGGCTGGCCAAGAGCCTACGGCCCAACCAGCTGTGGGGCTTCTACCTTTTCCCAGACTGCTACAACCATGACTACAAAAGCGGCCTGGCCGGCTACACGGGGCGCTGCCCGGACGTGGAGATGGCCCGCAATGACCAGCTCAGCTGGCTATGGACCGAGAGCACGGCCCTCTTTCCGTCCATTTACATGGCGTCGGCTCTGCGCTCCACCCCGTCAGGACGCCTGTTCGTACGCAACCGTGTCCAGGAGGGCATGCGACTCGCTTCTGTCGGAGACGGTCTTGCTCGGCCCGTCTTTGTCTACACGCGGCCTACCTATATGAATGAACTGTCCCCGCTCACCGAG GTTGACCTGGTCTCCACCATCGGGGAAAGTGTGTCCCTGGGAGCAGCAGGGGTCATCTTCTGGGGCGACTCCACCTACACCAGCAGCAAT GCCAGCTGCTCCAGCCTGGATGCCTTCCTTCGCGGTCCTCTCAGCAGGTATCTTCTCAACGTgtccacagcagcacagctctgCAGTCAGGTGCGCTGCAGCTCACAGGGCCGCTGTGTGCGCCGACACCCTGACTCTGACACCTACCTGCACTTGAGTGCCCAGAGCCACACCGTGGTGGACGAAGGTGGCCAGCTGCGGGTGCGAGGGAACCTGGGACCTGCAGAGCGGCAACTGTTCAGCACTGAGTTCTGCTGCCAGTGCTACAGTGGGTACAAGGATGAGGCCTGCACTCAGAGGGAGACTGGGGCTGCACCCATCATGGGCCCAGGATGGGCATGGCTGCTGATCCTCTTGACTCTGCTGCACTGA